In Oleiharenicola lentus, the following are encoded in one genomic region:
- a CDS encoding NAD(P)-dependent oxidoreductase, whose product MSSPADQQSKFAWSLINRATPPKRPAAERIADFREIYREFDEATALAQAARCIQCPDALCMKGCPLANRIPEWLALTAQGAFLEAAAASRATSNMPEICSRVCPQERLCEGACILNTRSEPVAIGAIERFINEYAFQRGDVDFGRAPANGRKVAVIGSGPGGLACADELAKLGYAVTVFEAQPVPGGLLVNGIPAFKLEKSVVERRIDVLARRGVEFRLGVRIGWDVSLAGLRDKFDAVFLGIGAQKPKPLDVPGANFSGIVEALSFLIQKNVDSPLMAGTPIEVTGKCVAVLGGGDTAMDCLRTAVRSGARRAVCLYRRDLANMPGSRKEYANALEEGAQFQFLTNPVELVGDAAGQVAAVRCVRMELGAPDATGRRSPRPVVGSEFEVPADLVIVAYGFDPMPFPGDSDLAQVATDKWGGFKVDENQMTSFPGVFAGGDSVRGPSLVVHAVCDARRAAQGIHRWLESRQPA is encoded by the coding sequence ATGTCCTCACCCGCCGACCAACAATCGAAGTTCGCCTGGTCGCTGATCAACCGGGCCACTCCGCCCAAACGTCCGGCGGCGGAGCGGATCGCGGATTTCCGCGAGATCTACCGTGAGTTCGACGAGGCGACGGCCCTGGCCCAGGCCGCCCGATGCATCCAGTGTCCGGACGCGCTTTGCATGAAGGGCTGCCCGCTAGCCAACCGCATCCCGGAGTGGCTGGCGCTCACCGCCCAGGGCGCATTCCTTGAGGCTGCGGCCGCGTCGCGGGCGACCAGCAACATGCCCGAAATTTGCTCGCGCGTCTGCCCGCAGGAACGGCTGTGCGAAGGCGCTTGCATCCTCAACACGCGCTCTGAGCCGGTCGCCATTGGCGCCATCGAGCGGTTCATCAACGAATACGCCTTTCAGCGCGGCGATGTGGACTTCGGACGCGCCCCGGCCAACGGCCGCAAGGTCGCCGTCATCGGCTCCGGCCCGGGCGGTCTCGCCTGCGCCGACGAGCTCGCGAAGCTCGGCTACGCGGTCACGGTCTTCGAGGCGCAACCCGTGCCCGGCGGCCTGCTGGTCAATGGCATCCCGGCCTTTAAGCTGGAGAAGTCCGTCGTCGAGCGACGTATCGACGTGCTGGCGCGCCGTGGCGTCGAATTCCGCCTCGGCGTGCGCATCGGCTGGGACGTCTCCCTGGCCGGCCTCCGCGACAAGTTCGACGCCGTCTTTCTCGGCATTGGCGCGCAGAAGCCGAAGCCGCTCGACGTCCCCGGCGCAAACTTCTCGGGCATCGTTGAAGCCCTGTCGTTTCTGATTCAGAAAAATGTGGACTCCCCGCTGATGGCGGGAACGCCCATAGAGGTGACCGGCAAATGCGTGGCCGTGCTCGGGGGCGGCGACACCGCCATGGATTGCTTGCGCACGGCGGTGCGCAGCGGTGCGCGCCGGGCGGTTTGTCTCTATCGCCGCGACCTCGCCAACATGCCCGGCAGCCGCAAGGAATACGCCAACGCCCTCGAGGAAGGCGCGCAGTTCCAGTTCCTCACCAACCCAGTCGAGTTGGTGGGCGACGCAGCCGGCCAGGTGGCCGCCGTGCGTTGCGTGCGCATGGAGCTCGGTGCACCCGACGCCACGGGCCGTCGCTCGCCGCGGCCGGTGGTGGGTTCTGAATTCGAAGTGCCCGCCGACCTCGTGATCGTGGCCTATGGTTTCGACCCGATGCCCTTCCCCGGGGATAGCGATCTGGCGCAGGTCGCCACCGACAAATGGGGCGGCTTCAAGGTGGACGAAAACCAGATGACCAGCTTCCCGGGCGTGTTTGCCGGTGGCGATTCTGTGCGTGGACCGAGTCTCGTCGTGCATGCCGTGTGCGACGCCCGCCGTGCGGCCCAAGGCATTCACCGCTGGCTCGAATCTCGGCAACCCGCCTGA
- a CDS encoding DUF3817 domain-containing protein has translation MAWLKTSIGRLRVIGFWEGVSFLVLLGIAMPLKYVWGEPGAVRVVGMAHGLLFMLYVWAAIKAALEHSWNWKRTGLVLLASLLPAGPFVVDAKLLRQPAA, from the coding sequence ATGGCATGGCTCAAGACCAGCATCGGACGGCTTCGCGTGATCGGCTTCTGGGAAGGGGTATCCTTCCTGGTGCTCCTCGGCATCGCCATGCCGTTGAAATATGTCTGGGGCGAGCCCGGTGCGGTGCGCGTGGTCGGCATGGCGCACGGCCTGCTCTTCATGCTCTACGTCTGGGCGGCGATCAAAGCCGCGCTGGAACACAGCTGGAACTGGAAGCGCACGGGTCTCGTGCTGCTCGCGAGTCTGCTGCCGGCCGGGCCGTTCGTCGTGGACGCGAAACTGCTGCGCCAGCCGGCGGCGTGA
- a CDS encoding sugar phosphate isomerase/epimerase family protein codes for MKPIVALSSCWCSQRHQDGYAMLREIADLGFEWVELSHGIKIPLVPGVLRAVEEGVIKVASCHNFCPLPAGVNHAAPNLYRPSAADARERDQWLRQSKRTIDFAAQVKARKVVLHLGSVEFFWFNPSGKLDAYLEAQAGADLTNDATYQKLLAKSLKKMRDRMPPYWENTKAGLTQLLPYAEEKGVLLGFENREAFDELPLDADHPDLITALAKPNACGYWHDAGHAQIKQDMGLLNHREHLEKNATNLIGFHLHDVSAEGRDHQPIGSGKIDFEMISSFWRPEHTLVLEFSPRLTTEQVLASKARVEELLAKRFGK; via the coding sequence ATGAAGCCCATCGTCGCCCTCTCCAGCTGCTGGTGTTCCCAGCGCCATCAGGATGGTTACGCGATGCTGCGGGAGATCGCCGACCTGGGCTTTGAGTGGGTTGAGCTGAGCCACGGGATCAAGATTCCGCTCGTGCCCGGGGTGCTTCGGGCGGTGGAAGAGGGCGTGATCAAGGTCGCCTCGTGCCACAACTTTTGTCCGCTGCCCGCCGGGGTGAACCACGCGGCGCCGAATCTCTACCGGCCTTCGGCGGCCGATGCGCGCGAGCGCGACCAGTGGTTGCGCCAGAGCAAGCGGACCATCGACTTCGCCGCGCAGGTGAAGGCCCGGAAGGTCGTCCTGCACCTCGGTTCGGTGGAGTTCTTCTGGTTCAATCCCTCCGGAAAACTCGACGCCTACCTTGAGGCGCAGGCAGGGGCCGATCTCACGAACGATGCGACCTACCAGAAGCTGCTCGCAAAATCCCTGAAGAAAATGCGCGACCGGATGCCGCCCTATTGGGAGAACACCAAGGCTGGTCTCACGCAGCTCCTGCCCTATGCCGAGGAGAAGGGCGTGCTGCTGGGCTTCGAGAACCGCGAGGCCTTCGACGAACTGCCGCTCGACGCCGACCATCCCGACTTGATTACGGCGCTGGCGAAGCCCAACGCATGCGGCTACTGGCACGATGCCGGCCACGCGCAGATCAAGCAGGACATGGGGCTGCTCAACCACCGCGAGCATCTGGAGAAGAACGCAACCAATCTCATCGGCTTCCACCTGCACGACGTCAGCGCCGAGGGCCGCGACCATCAGCCGATCGGCTCGGGCAAGATTGATTTCGAGATGATCAGCAGTTTTTGGCGCCCCGAGCACACACTCGTGCTGGAGTTCAGCCCGCGCTTGACGACCGAGCAGGTGCTGGCCTCTAAGGCGCGGGTCGAGGAACTGCTGGCGAAACGGTTCGGGAAGTAG
- the rpsU gene encoding 30S ribosomal protein S21, with product MPIEIKMRKNEPIDRALRRMKKKLERENIIKDVRMKRYNEKPCERRRRKEKVMAFTAMLRRKYAE from the coding sequence ATGCCCATCGAGATCAAAATGCGTAAGAATGAGCCGATCGACCGTGCGCTGCGCCGCATGAAGAAGAAGCTCGAGCGTGAGAACATCATCAAGGACGTGCGCATGAAGCGCTACAACGAGAAGCCCTGCGAGCGCCGCCGCCGCAAGGAGAAGGTGATGGCCTTCACCGCCATGCTCCGCCGCAAATACGCGGAGTAA